AATACTAAATGGCCTAATATCTAAATTCAGCAGCCGACAATAGCTCTATTTGAGCAGGATCTCTCATGTCGGTTTTGAGCAAAATGTCATCTCGCGCCCATCCCCTGAATCCTTTTTGGATTATCGCCGGTATCCTCGTCTTCTCCACTACTCTGCGCGGCACCTTCACAGCCGTTGGTCCCTTACTCGACGTGCTAAGGGACACCTTCGGAATGGGTGCGAGCGAGGCAGGCCTTCTCATCACCCTGCCGTTGCTGGTCTTCTGCGTAGTGTCACCGTTCGCCGCGCTGCTGGCCCGCGAATACGGCCTTGAGCGTGCATTGCTCCTTGCACTGCTCGTCATGATCGGCGGGATCCTGGTAAGATCGGCAGGGCCCTCATGGGGATTGTTCCTTGGCACCTGCCTTTTGGGTGCCGGCATAGCGCTGGGCAACACTCTGTTGCCCAGCCTGATCAAGCGAGATTTTCCTGATCAACTCACGAAACTCACCGCGATCTACTCCATTGCTATGGGTATTGCCTCTGCGCTCGGTTCTGCAGCGGTCGTACCGCTGGCCCACAGTTTCAACTGGCAGATTTCGCTAGCTGCCTTTGTCGTCCTACCTGCTGCCAGCGTCTTGCTCTGGCTACCTCAGCTTTACAGACACACGCCTGTGTCGCCCGGCACCGCCACGCCTCCCCATGGCGGCGCGGTATGGCGTTCCCCTCTGGCTTGGCAAGTCACATTATTCTTCGGGGTCAATTCCTTCGTCTACTACGCTATCACCGCCTGGCTTCCCTCTATCCTGGTCGCCCAGGGCTTTTCATCCACCGAGGCAGGTTCACTTCATGGGATCATGCAATTGGCTACGGCTTTCCCAGCACTCGTGATTGTCCCTATTGTGCAGCGAGCAAAAGATCAGCGCGGTCTCGCCATTGGCCTTGCGGCATCAGGTCTAATTGCATTGGTCGGACTGCTCTTGATGCCTACTTTCGCGCTCCTTTGGGTGGTGCTCTTCGGCTTCGGCATCGGCGGCGCGTTCATTCTGGCCCTTGCCTTCATCGGGCTACGCACCCGGACCGCACAGCAAACCGCAAGCCTTTCGGGCATGACCCAGTCGATCGGCTATTTAATGTCAGCCACAGCACCGGTTTTGATCGGAGCATTGCGCGACAAGCTCGGGAGCTGGCAACCTACGCTTGTCGCGTGCATCGCCCTCTGCGCGGTGTTGGCGCTGCTTGCCTTAGGTGCCGGGCGGAGCCTGCAGATTGGCACCCAGTCAGCGTCTAAATCTTGAGTTCGCGACCACGGCTCCTAGGTCGACCCCTTTGAGCGTTGGGCCCACGTTTGTCATTTAGGCGCGATTGTCGGTAAGTCCAAGCAACGCCTAACTCGATGGAGGGCATACCGCATCTGCACCTTCCCGATGAATCCGCTGGTCGGGAAGGTGACCGCCTCGCGCACCAGCCGAAATTGGCGTGCGATAGCAGCGATGCGTTGCAGTTCTACGCGTGGGGTTGTCCGAGCGAGCCTGGCATCAACACAGGCGAGGCCGTGAACGACAACGACATCGCCGCTGCTGCAGTGCCATCAACCGATATCTGCCGCAATGCGCCTTTCCAGACCGAGGAGGGCGCACTCGTCACATCCGCGTCGAATAGTCGTAATTACTCTTGAGCAGCGGCTGGATGGCTTTCTTCGGTTCTAGTCAATGACGAGATTAATGCCCGAAGCGCTTGATTTTGTGCGGAATGGCGCTCCTCGATTAGGAAGGCTCCCAGCTCGTAGGTTTTGCGCTGTCCCCCGGAAGCGGCATTTGGAACGTGGCGCACCGACACGACGTCTTCTCCCGCAAGAAGCAGCCACCGGTCCCCGTTCTCGCTCGTATAAAAGGCTCGTTCGCCATTTTGCATCTGACTTCTTTCAAGGCGACATGCCTCACTACCAACGCTGGAGGGTGACTTTGGAAACATCACTGCAGCAGCATTGGCCATAAAGGCGTCATTTCGGCGAGAATGTTGCACCGGGACGGCCCGACCGGCGCTTAACGCGGGCGTTTTGAGATAATTTGGATCGTTAGCCACTTCCCCGCGTTGCTGTCACCCGTTTAGAGGCGAATTGGACCGATGTATGACCGACCGGATAGCTGTACTAGTCGTCGACGACGAAGTCCTTGTCCGGTTAGACGTGGCTGACCAGCTTCGAGACGTCGGATATGAAGTCCTCGAAGCTTCGAACGCCGATCAGGCGATCGAAATTCTCAATATTACACCTGGCATAAGGCTGCTGTTCACCGACATAGACATGCCCGGATCCATGGACGGCTTAAAGCTTGCTGCAGCAGTTCGAGATCGCTGGCCGCCCGTCAAAATCATTGTCACGTCCGGTCATCGAAACGTGGACATTGCCGAAATACCGGATGGCAGCATGTTCGTCAGCAAGCCCTACGCGCATCTGGCTGTCCTGCGGTCAATGCGCGAGCTGCTCTCCGCCTGATTGAGATTCAGCCTAAGTGCCTCGCTTTTCTCAACCCAAACCAGGAGAACTTACATGATGCTACCCAAAGGCACGACGGTTGCCGTCGCAGACGGCGAAAAGCTGAATCTGTTCCGCAACTCTGGCGACGAGGCCGGACTAAAACTGACACCCGCCAACCATCCCAAGGTCGATGGCGACGGCCAAGCCACCGGTTCGCGGCAGAGCAGCTCGGGCAATCCCGACGCGAGCCAATCTAATGAGGACGGCTTTTCTGCTAGCATCGTGGCGATGCTGAACAAGAGTGTCCTTGAAGGAAACGTTGAGGGTATAGTGATTGTCGCCGCACCACGGGCCCTCGGAGAAATGCGTAAGCACTACCACAAAGCCCTGGCCGCCAAGCTTCTCGGTGAGATCGCCAAGGACCTGACCGGCCACTCCGTCAGCGATGTAGAAGCAGCTATCCAATCGGTCTAGCCATTATCCAACACCAGG
This DNA window, taken from Devosia neptuniae, encodes the following:
- a CDS encoding MFS transporter, giving the protein MSVLSKMSSRAHPLNPFWIIAGILVFSTTLRGTFTAVGPLLDVLRDTFGMGASEAGLLITLPLLVFCVVSPFAALLAREYGLERALLLALLVMIGGILVRSAGPSWGLFLGTCLLGAGIALGNTLLPSLIKRDFPDQLTKLTAIYSIAMGIASALGSAAVVPLAHSFNWQISLAAFVVLPAASVLLWLPQLYRHTPVSPGTATPPHGGAVWRSPLAWQVTLFFGVNSFVYYAITAWLPSILVAQGFSSTEAGSLHGIMQLATAFPALVIVPIVQRAKDQRGLAIGLAASGLIALVGLLLMPTFALLWVVLFGFGIGGAFILALAFIGLRTRTAQQTASLSGMTQSIGYLMSATAPVLIGALRDKLGSWQPTLVACIALCAVLALLALGAGRSLQIGTQSASKS
- a CDS encoding response regulator, which encodes MTDRIAVLVVDDEVLVRLDVADQLRDVGYEVLEASNADQAIEILNITPGIRLLFTDIDMPGSMDGLKLAAAVRDRWPPVKIIVTSGHRNVDIAEIPDGSMFVSKPYAHLAVLRSMRELLSA
- a CDS encoding host attachment family protein, with the protein product MMLPKGTTVAVADGEKLNLFRNSGDEAGLKLTPANHPKVDGDGQATGSRQSSSGNPDASQSNEDGFSASIVAMLNKSVLEGNVEGIVIVAAPRALGEMRKHYHKALAAKLLGEIAKDLTGHSVSDVEAAIQSV